In the genome of Cyclopterus lumpus isolate fCycLum1 chromosome 19, fCycLum1.pri, whole genome shotgun sequence, one region contains:
- the ch25h gene encoding cholesterol 25-hydroxylase-like protein → MMLLQPLWSFLRGHAPLLHSPVFPVLFSVSTYLSCCAPFLLLDLLAPRCALVHRYKLQPQSSASLASVRSCLAQTLYNHVVFIFPLTLTHWYLRPAHLPQEAPPLPRLLAQVLVCLLLFDFQSFTWHLLHHRVPWLYRTFHKLHHSSSAPSALTTEHSGSMETLSLGFFAAANPVLLGLHPLSELVFFLLNIWLSVEDHCGYDLPWAPHRLVPLGLYGGARHHDLHHLKSNCNYAPYFTHWDRLAGTLCTLQDD, encoded by the exons ATGATGCTGCTGCAGCCTCTCTGGAGCTTCCTGCGGGGCCACGCGCCCCTCCTGCACTCACCTGTCTTCCCCGTGCTCTTCTCCGTGTCCACCTACCTGTCGTGCTGCGCCCCCTTCctgctgctggacctgctgGCCCCCAGGTGCGCCCTGGTGCACAGGTACAAGCTGCAGCCCCAGAGCTCCGCGAGCTTGGCCTCAGTGCGCAGCTGCCTGGCGCAGACGCTCTACAACCACGTGGTGTTCATCTTCCCGCTGACCCTGACGCACTGGTACCTGCGGCCCGCCCACCTGCCCCAGGaggccccgcccctcccccgCCTGCTGGCCCAGGTGTTGGTCTGCCTGCTGCTCTTCGACTTCCAGAGCTTCACCTGGCACCTGCTGCACCACAGGGTGCCCTGGCTGTACCGCACCTTCCACAAG ctgcaccactcctcctccgccccctCCGCCCTCACCACGGAGCACTCGGGCTCAATGGAGACTCTGAGTCTGGGCTTCTTCGCCGCCGCCAACCCGGTGCTGCTGGGCCTCCACCCACTCAGTGAGCTGGTGTTCTTCCTGCTGAACATCTGGCTGTCGGTGGAGGACCACTGTGGCTACGACCTCCCCTGGGCCCCCCACCGCCTGGTGCCCCTGGGGCTCTACGGGGGGGCCCGCCACCACGACCTGCACCACCTCAAGTCCAACTGCAACTACGCCCCTTACTTCACCCACTGGGACCGGCTGGCCGGTACGCTGTGCACACTGCAGGACGACTGA